The proteins below are encoded in one region of Myxococcales bacterium:
- the rpmI gene encoding 50S ribosomal protein L35 encodes MPKMKTNRAAAKRFKVTGKGRVRRSKCGAQHNMIGKSRKRRRRLRDQDMVSPAMERRVKILLPYG; translated from the coding sequence ATGCCGAAAATGAAGACCAACCGCGCCGCCGCCAAGCGCTTCAAGGTCACGGGCAAAGGGCGCGTCCGGCGCTCGAAGTGCGGCGCGCAGCACAACATGATCGGCAAGTCGCGCAAGCGCCGTCGCCGCCTTCGTGATCAAGACATGGTGTCGCCGGCCATGGAGCGGCGAGTGAAGATTCTGCTGCCCTACGGCTGA
- the rplT gene encoding 50S ribosomal protein L20 codes for MSRVKRGVTAHRRHKRVFKQVEGFEAGRKNRFRQALHVLWHSWLYAYEGRKLKKRDFRSLWITRINAACRLNGTTYSKLMHTLKESEIELDRKVLAEMALNDPAAFKQLTELAVAAVK; via the coding sequence ATGTCCCGCGTCAAACGAGGTGTCACCGCCCATCGCCGCCACAAGCGCGTCTTCAAGCAGGTCGAGGGCTTCGAGGCCGGCCGCAAGAACCGCTTCCGCCAAGCGCTGCACGTGCTCTGGCACAGCTGGCTCTACGCTTACGAGGGTCGCAAGCTCAAGAAGCGCGACTTCCGCAGCCTGTGGATCACCCGCATCAACGCCGCCTGTCGTCTCAACGGCACCACCTACTCGAAGCTCATGCACACGCTCAAAGAGAGCGAGATCGAGCTCGACCGCAAGGTGCTCGCCGAGATGGCGCTGAACGATCCGGCCGCATTCAAGCAGCTCACCGAGCTCGCCGTCGCAGCCGTCAAGTAG
- the pheS gene encoding phenylalanine--tRNA ligase subunit alpha, giving the protein MEAGLRALGERFREAFAQAASEQDLRNAKAEVLGKNGDLTKLLKLMGKVPAEQKKHIGEQVNAVKLDVESAFEARLTALSSAARDADLAAPPHDLTLPGRVPGPRGHLHPITRVKHEILDIFRSLGFEVAWGPEVDLEVNNFEKLAFPPDHPATDMQDSFWVNVEGGRPDARVLLRTHTSTVQVREMSRHKPPMAIVSGGAVYRRDDDVTHSPMFHQIEGFLVAERVSFAELKGVLTAFAERLYGPGTPVRFRPSYFPFVEPGAEVDVGCVFCHPDGEAEADADGRGPRSSCRVCKATGWLEILGCGMVHPAVFEHCGIDPEKYTGFAFGLGVERVAMLRYGIPDIRLLFENDPRFLSQF; this is encoded by the coding sequence ATCGAAGCAGGGCTCCGAGCGCTGGGTGAGCGCTTTCGGGAGGCCTTCGCCCAGGCGGCGAGCGAACAAGATCTGCGCAACGCCAAGGCCGAGGTGCTTGGCAAGAATGGCGACCTGACCAAGCTCCTGAAGCTCATGGGCAAGGTGCCCGCCGAGCAGAAGAAGCACATCGGCGAGCAGGTCAATGCCGTCAAACTCGACGTAGAGAGTGCCTTCGAGGCTCGCCTCACGGCGCTGTCCTCGGCCGCGCGCGACGCCGATCTCGCCGCCCCTCCCCACGACCTGACCCTGCCGGGTCGCGTCCCCGGGCCGCGCGGGCACCTGCACCCGATCACCCGCGTCAAGCACGAGATCCTCGACATCTTCCGCTCCCTTGGCTTCGAGGTGGCGTGGGGACCGGAGGTCGATCTCGAGGTCAACAACTTCGAGAAGCTCGCCTTCCCGCCGGATCACCCGGCGACGGACATGCAGGACAGCTTCTGGGTCAACGTCGAGGGCGGACGCCCGGACGCGCGCGTGCTGCTGCGCACCCACACCAGCACGGTGCAGGTGCGCGAGATGAGCCGGCACAAACCCCCGATGGCCATCGTCAGCGGCGGGGCCGTGTATCGACGCGACGACGACGTCACGCACTCGCCGATGTTTCACCAGATCGAGGGCTTCCTGGTGGCCGAGCGGGTGAGCTTTGCAGAGCTGAAAGGCGTGCTCACCGCCTTCGCCGAGCGGCTCTACGGCCCCGGCACTCCGGTGCGCTTCCGGCCGAGCTATTTCCCCTTCGTCGAGCCCGGTGCCGAGGTGGACGTGGGCTGTGTGTTCTGCCATCCCGACGGGGAGGCTGAAGCCGACGCTGACGGACGCGGCCCGCGCTCGAGCTGCCGAGTGTGCAAGGCCACCGGCTGGCTCGAGATCCTGGGCTGCGGCATGGTGCACCCGGCGGTGTTCGAGCACTGCGGCATCGATCCCGAAAAGTACACCGGCTTTGCCTTCGGCCTCGGTGTCGAGCGGGTTGCCATGCTGCGCTACGGCATCCCGGACATTCGCCTGCTGTTCGAGAACGATCCGCGCTTCTTGTCGCAGTTCTGA
- a CDS encoding aldo/keto reductase has product MADAPTLTVQGHSVPAFMYGTAWKEAETSRLTSLALDAGFRAIDTANQRRHYFEAGVGEAVKAAIDAGKTTREQLFLQTKFTYARGQDHRLPYDPRADFTTQVEQSFASSLEHLGTTYVDSFVLHGPESGRGLTPADRETWRAMEALIKAGKVRLLGVSNVSSEQLAAFYELSSVPIAFVQNRCFARSGWDREVRALCRANGSIYQGFSLLTANDRELRTPRVRAIVERLGVDVPQLVFAFARTLGMLPLTGTSDPDHMRQDLESQSLELSAADVDAIETL; this is encoded by the coding sequence ATGGCAGACGCGCCGACGCTGACCGTGCAAGGGCACTCCGTGCCCGCGTTCATGTACGGGACGGCCTGGAAAGAGGCAGAGACCTCCCGCCTGACGAGCCTGGCGCTCGACGCGGGCTTTCGCGCCATCGATACCGCAAACCAGCGCCGGCACTACTTCGAGGCCGGTGTCGGTGAAGCGGTGAAGGCTGCCATCGACGCGGGCAAGACCACGCGTGAACAGCTGTTCTTGCAGACCAAGTTCACCTACGCGCGCGGCCAAGACCACCGCCTGCCGTACGACCCGCGCGCGGACTTCACGACTCAGGTCGAGCAGTCCTTCGCGAGCTCACTCGAGCACCTGGGGACGACGTACGTGGACTCGTTCGTGCTGCACGGGCCGGAGAGTGGCCGTGGACTCACTCCCGCGGATCGCGAGACCTGGAGGGCAATGGAGGCCCTGATCAAAGCGGGCAAGGTCCGCTTGCTCGGCGTGAGCAACGTGTCCTCCGAGCAGCTCGCGGCGTTCTACGAGCTATCCAGCGTGCCCATCGCCTTCGTCCAGAATCGCTGTTTTGCGCGCAGCGGCTGGGACCGTGAGGTACGGGCGCTGTGCCGAGCGAACGGCAGTATCTATCAAGGTTTTTCCCTGCTCACCGCCAACGATCGGGAGCTCCGCACGCCGCGCGTTCGCGCGATCGTCGAACGCCTCGGCGTCGACGTTCCCCAGCTGGTGTTCGCGTTCGCGCGAACGCTGGGCATGCTGCCCCTGACGGGCACCTCTGACCCGGACCACATGCGGCAAGATCTCGAGAGTCAATCGCTCGAGCTGTCCGCAGCTGACGTGGACGCAATCGAGACTCTCTGA
- a CDS encoding pyridoxal-phosphate dependent enzyme, which yields MREWLGEAPAFPWSMERRALLKLGLATGGWVLAPQSASAAPLPRELLRQSSRLGAALPWVELAQFPTPVQELPALARALGVGRLFVKRDDRAGAVYGGSKVRKLELLIGAAEAAGHTTLVASGGVGSNQTLSTAFYARLRGLSARLYLLPERPSAAAREHLLAQAELGAEQHLVGSDAQVERAVRRAKDAPYVIALGGSSPLGNVGFVEAGLELAAQVRAGMLPEPAVIYLPLGTGGSAVGLALGLARARLRSKLVAVRTASQRFGTPAGLRRALGATSRLVHELEPSFPLTDKSAALEVREGFVGRGYAEPTASGRRALALAREHAALELDTTYSAKTMAALAASAKTHASESVLFWLTFDARRVSTGRMQAADLPRELRGYTRVAREH from the coding sequence GTGCGGGAATGGCTCGGCGAGGCTCCGGCGTTCCCCTGGTCCATGGAGCGCCGCGCGCTGCTGAAGCTGGGCCTCGCGACCGGCGGCTGGGTGCTCGCTCCCCAAAGCGCGAGCGCCGCGCCCCTGCCGCGTGAGCTGCTCCGGCAGAGCTCGAGGCTGGGTGCCGCACTGCCTTGGGTAGAGCTCGCGCAATTTCCCACGCCCGTGCAGGAGTTGCCGGCGCTCGCCCGAGCCCTGGGGGTTGGCCGGCTGTTCGTGAAGCGCGATGACCGCGCGGGCGCAGTCTACGGCGGCAGCAAGGTCCGCAAGCTGGAGCTATTGATCGGCGCAGCGGAGGCAGCGGGTCACACCACGCTCGTTGCGTCGGGCGGCGTCGGCTCGAACCAGACGCTCTCCACCGCCTTCTACGCGCGGCTGCGCGGCTTGAGTGCGCGGCTCTACCTCTTGCCGGAGCGACCGAGCGCGGCGGCGCGCGAGCACCTGCTGGCGCAGGCGGAGCTGGGTGCCGAGCAGCACCTGGTTGGCTCGGACGCTCAGGTCGAGCGCGCCGTTCGTCGGGCGAAGGATGCGCCCTACGTCATCGCGCTCGGTGGCAGCTCTCCGCTCGGCAACGTCGGCTTCGTCGAGGCGGGGCTCGAGCTCGCGGCGCAGGTGAGGGCCGGCATGCTGCCGGAGCCAGCGGTGATCTACCTCCCGCTCGGCACCGGCGGTAGCGCGGTGGGTCTGGCGCTGGGGCTAGCGCGAGCTCGGCTGCGTTCGAAGCTCGTCGCCGTGCGCACGGCGAGTCAGCGCTTCGGCACGCCGGCTGGCTTGCGGAGAGCGCTTGGCGCGACGAGCCGTCTGGTCCACGAGCTCGAGCCCAGCTTTCCACTGACCGACAAGAGTGCTGCGCTCGAGGTGCGCGAGGGGTTTGTCGGTCGTGGTTATGCCGAGCCGACCGCGTCGGGGCGGCGGGCGCTCGCGCTCGCAAGAGAACACGCGGCGCTCGAGCTCGACACGACCTACAGCGCCAAAACCATGGCTGCGCTCGCGGCGAGCGCCAAGACTCACGCCTCCGAGAGCGTGCTCTTCTGGCTGACCTTCGACGCACGCCGCGTCTCGACTGGGCGCATGCAGGCGGCGGATCTGCCGCGGGAGCTCCGGGGCTACACGCGCGTGGCGCGCGAGCACTGA
- a CDS encoding ABC transporter ATP-binding protein, translating to MSLALTGAGHGALAFAAGMLTQALAQPRGSGEGFGLLKICYVGLGAACVKGAGSTLLGYFQARTAGEVALVARRRFVTRWGKDGLPDKGPRVLATVAVRLAELEAAVAQGAMSGARALAQLLPIVVGLILVSPLLAFVGTLVLIPFAVLLAKLRSRFRRASELAQARAVQLHEGVDELVSHIDLWRTFGATGRVAQVLEETGSHAVRAVARVEASRAALSGANEALGALALVGCVALAERVGMSFGDGRLVAFAAVCFMAYRPLRDLGDARSWMERGASARSALETNVVEPREVDTSAESRTSWHAHAGRLELWEFGATERGPRTSVSLAPSETLAVLGPSGVGKTTLLRGLLGLERTVGKLRYGDLDLTDAAVGPDARPFAWVPQDAPLVTGSLLENVSLACGDELRARRALTELGAVDLLARADERVGPGGTPLSGGERRLVALARAIATELPVLLLDEPTEGLDAVSRAHVLGAVAKLAGTRCIILVTHHAEVAALATRVITLDACVPQALAAE from the coding sequence GTGAGCCTCGCTCTAACGGGCGCCGGACACGGCGCCCTGGCATTTGCGGCGGGGATGTTGACTCAGGCGCTGGCCCAACCGCGGGGATCTGGCGAGGGATTCGGGTTGTTGAAGATTTGTTATGTCGGGCTCGGTGCCGCCTGTGTCAAGGGCGCGGGGTCTACACTGCTCGGATATTTCCAGGCAAGAACTGCGGGGGAAGTTGCGCTGGTCGCGCGGCGACGATTCGTGACGCGTTGGGGCAAAGACGGTCTCCCGGACAAAGGACCGCGAGTTCTCGCAACGGTTGCGGTGCGCTTGGCGGAGCTCGAGGCCGCTGTCGCACAGGGTGCGATGTCCGGCGCAAGGGCGTTGGCACAGCTCCTGCCGATCGTGGTGGGTCTGATCTTGGTGTCACCCCTGCTCGCATTCGTTGGCACCCTCGTGCTGATCCCCTTCGCAGTGTTGCTCGCCAAACTCCGCAGCCGGTTTCGGCGCGCGAGCGAGCTCGCGCAAGCTCGGGCCGTGCAGTTACACGAGGGTGTGGACGAGCTCGTCAGTCACATCGACCTCTGGCGCACATTTGGCGCCACCGGTCGCGTGGCGCAGGTGCTCGAAGAGACGGGCTCGCACGCGGTGCGCGCGGTTGCGCGGGTCGAAGCATCAAGAGCTGCGTTGTCGGGGGCGAACGAGGCGCTCGGTGCGCTCGCACTGGTTGGCTGTGTCGCGCTTGCGGAGCGCGTTGGCATGTCGTTCGGTGATGGCAGGTTGGTGGCCTTTGCGGCGGTGTGTTTCATGGCCTACCGGCCATTGAGGGATCTCGGGGACGCGCGTTCCTGGATGGAGCGGGGCGCGTCCGCGCGCAGCGCGCTCGAGACCAACGTCGTCGAGCCGCGTGAGGTCGACACCAGTGCCGAGTCACGAACGAGCTGGCATGCACACGCGGGGAGGCTCGAGCTTTGGGAGTTTGGCGCGACGGAGCGTGGGCCGCGCACCAGTGTCTCGCTCGCCCCGTCCGAGACCCTGGCCGTGCTCGGGCCCAGTGGTGTCGGAAAGACCACGCTGCTCCGCGGTCTGCTCGGCCTGGAGCGCACCGTGGGCAAGCTGCGCTACGGCGACCTGGACCTGACCGACGCAGCCGTGGGCCCCGACGCGCGACCCTTCGCCTGGGTTCCGCAAGACGCGCCGCTCGTCACCGGCAGCTTGCTCGAAAACGTCAGCCTGGCCTGCGGCGACGAGCTTCGCGCGCGGCGTGCGCTGACCGAGCTCGGTGCGGTCGACCTGCTCGCACGGGCGGACGAGCGTGTGGGTCCAGGGGGCACGCCGCTCTCCGGGGGTGAACGTCGCCTGGTGGCTTTGGCCCGTGCCATCGCAACGGAGCTACCGGTGCTGTTGCTCGACGAACCGACCGAAGGGCTCGACGCTGTGTCGAGAGCGCACGTGCTTGGCGCCGTCGCCAAGCTCGCAGGAACGCGTTGTATCATCTTGGTGACCCACCACGCCGAGGTCGCAGCGCTCGCGACCCGGGTCATCACACTCGACGCGTGCGTGCCGCAGGCGCTCGCTGCCGAGTAG
- a CDS encoding sigma-70 family RNA polymerase sigma factor: protein MAQNRAATATAEKTPEVDEFDETTDVRTRSSIVAEEAPESEMRSSSTPSEAPATSEDSSTDSMLSRYFREMATHQVMGPDEELQTAQMVERAEIEHWAALLAYPPCAELVIAQIDADIGTTAEEDRPLAPQREELRKLLKLHKKQRSKFLAPQQKRWTELSEELARDIRLPDSDRIWMANANRVAREVVLDPTDDAARPVLPESAAYKRFIERVKATDNRQRMAKNRFVKANLRLVVSIARRYNRGRLPLIDLIQEGNIGLMKAVERFDHSRGYRFSTYASWWIRHAISRALADKGRAVRIPVHMLDTYNRVSRATQTIIARTGREPTVEELEKETGIPRDKLDKVRDLYADTPFSLDRPVGDEDGRRFIDFLVEENNLSPYDNLANQKWATEVRRLLGTLTPIESRIIRWRFGLDNEDELTLKEIGDKYNLSRERIRQLQEQAIGKIRKQMRDNW from the coding sequence ATGGCCCAGAATCGCGCCGCTACCGCCACTGCCGAAAAGACCCCCGAGGTCGACGAGTTCGACGAGACGACGGACGTGCGTACGCGTTCTTCCATCGTTGCCGAAGAGGCTCCCGAGAGCGAGATGCGCAGCTCGTCCACCCCTTCGGAGGCCCCCGCGACGTCGGAGGACTCCTCGACCGACTCGATGCTCTCGCGCTACTTCCGCGAGATGGCAACCCATCAGGTGATGGGCCCTGACGAAGAGCTGCAGACCGCCCAGATGGTGGAGCGTGCGGAGATCGAACACTGGGCCGCGCTCTTGGCCTATCCGCCCTGCGCCGAGCTGGTGATCGCACAGATCGACGCGGACATCGGCACGACTGCCGAAGAAGATCGACCGCTCGCGCCGCAGCGCGAGGAGCTGCGCAAGCTGCTCAAGCTCCACAAGAAACAGCGCTCGAAGTTCCTGGCTCCTCAGCAGAAACGCTGGACCGAGCTGTCGGAAGAGCTGGCGCGCGACATCCGTCTGCCGGACTCCGATCGTATCTGGATGGCAAACGCCAACCGGGTCGCCCGCGAGGTCGTGCTCGACCCAACCGACGACGCGGCCCGCCCGGTGCTGCCGGAGTCCGCCGCGTACAAACGCTTCATCGAGCGGGTAAAGGCGACCGACAACAGACAGCGCATGGCGAAGAACCGCTTCGTGAAGGCCAACCTGCGTCTGGTGGTCAGCATCGCGCGTCGTTACAACCGTGGTCGCCTGCCGCTGATCGATTTGATCCAGGAAGGCAACATCGGACTCATGAAGGCGGTCGAGCGCTTCGACCACTCGCGCGGTTATCGCTTCAGCACCTACGCTTCGTGGTGGATCCGCCACGCGATCAGCCGCGCGCTGGCCGACAAGGGACGCGCGGTCCGCATCCCGGTGCACATGCTCGACACCTACAACCGAGTGTCACGCGCCACGCAGACGATCATCGCCCGCACCGGCCGCGAGCCGACGGTCGAAGAGCTGGAGAAGGAGACCGGCATCCCGCGGGACAAGCTGGACAAGGTCCGCGACCTCTACGCCGATACGCCGTTTTCCCTGGATCGGCCGGTCGGGGACGAGGACGGACGCCGCTTCATCGACTTCCTGGTCGAGGAGAACAACCTCTCGCCCTACGACAACCTGGCCAACCAGAAATGGGCCACGGAGGTCCGGCGCCTGCTCGGCACCCTGACGCCGATCGAGAGCCGCATCATTCGCTGGCGCTTCGGCCTCGACAACGAGGACGAGCTCACGCTGAAGGAGATCGGCGACAAGTACAACCTGTCGCGAGAGCGCATCCGGCAGCTGCAGGAGCAGGCCATCGGTAAGATCCGCAAGCAGATGCGCGACAACTGGTGA
- a CDS encoding cobalamin-dependent protein (Presence of a B(12) (cobalamin)-binding domain implies dependence on cobalamin itself, in one of its several forms, or in some unusual lineages, dependence on a cobalamin-like analog.), whose amino-acid sequence MRVLLLRPRAHERFGLGPFFRVEPLGLEYLGAALRGAGHTVELRDLRLDRGFGRDRPDVVGISCIHTLDVPETLALSRRVKARWPGAFVVVGGHAAASDPAAFAGPDVDAVCLGAGERTLPRLVAALERGPLTESISGFKLRGRDLSRAPSAEGEDGIEPALAPARDLVDRYRKSYRCVHRSPIWAVETGRGCPFRCSFCAVGRADSYRPRDIEAVCRDFESVGGDVFVIDDLFFYPRERSRELAAALSKRNQKKRWLLVQTRADTVARSADVLEAWRPLAERFDLFFGFEAATDAALSALQKDATVSDSEDAVRLSRSLGFGVTGNFVVDPDWDESDFESLWSLLDRLQLDRVGFTVLTPLPGTDYYDRTRARLAEKDFARFDMHHVLWEPKLGRRRFYELMVQSWKRNVLASGHASRRWLRWFRGIGPREAWALAGVLWRTQRMMNVDAYLDETFPLELPAVLSE is encoded by the coding sequence GTGCGAGTGCTGCTCCTCCGACCTCGGGCCCACGAGCGGTTCGGCCTCGGGCCCTTTTTCCGCGTGGAACCACTGGGCCTGGAGTACCTGGGGGCTGCGCTCCGGGGCGCGGGCCACACGGTCGAGCTTCGAGATCTGCGCCTGGACCGCGGGTTCGGCCGCGACCGCCCGGATGTCGTCGGCATTTCTTGCATCCACACGCTGGACGTCCCCGAGACGCTCGCGCTGTCCCGGCGGGTCAAAGCCCGCTGGCCTGGAGCTTTCGTGGTGGTCGGCGGTCACGCCGCGGCCTCCGACCCAGCGGCCTTCGCTGGCCCCGATGTGGACGCGGTGTGCCTGGGCGCCGGTGAACGAACGCTACCTCGACTCGTTGCGGCCCTCGAGCGCGGACCCCTCACCGAGAGCATCTCGGGGTTCAAGCTGCGCGGCCGGGATCTCAGCCGCGCGCCGTCGGCCGAGGGCGAAGATGGGATCGAGCCGGCGCTCGCGCCAGCCAGGGATCTCGTCGACCGGTATCGCAAGAGCTACCGTTGTGTACACCGCTCCCCGATCTGGGCCGTCGAGACCGGGCGCGGCTGCCCGTTCCGGTGTTCGTTCTGCGCGGTGGGACGCGCGGACAGCTACCGGCCGCGGGACATCGAGGCGGTGTGCCGTGACTTCGAGAGTGTGGGCGGCGACGTGTTCGTGATCGACGATCTGTTCTTTTACCCCCGCGAGCGCAGCCGAGAGCTTGCGGCGGCGCTCTCCAAGCGCAACCAGAAGAAGCGCTGGCTCTTGGTGCAGACGCGGGCCGACACCGTTGCCCGGAGCGCGGACGTGCTCGAAGCCTGGCGGCCGCTGGCCGAGCGCTTCGACCTGTTCTTCGGCTTCGAGGCCGCCACCGACGCGGCGCTGTCGGCGCTGCAGAAGGACGCAACGGTGAGTGACTCCGAGGACGCGGTGCGACTGTCGCGCAGCCTCGGCTTCGGTGTCACCGGTAATTTCGTGGTCGACCCAGACTGGGACGAGAGTGACTTCGAGAGCCTGTGGTCATTGCTCGATCGCCTGCAGCTGGACCGGGTCGGGTTCACGGTGCTGACGCCGCTGCCCGGCACCGACTACTATGACCGTACCCGCGCGCGCCTGGCCGAGAAGGACTTCGCACGCTTCGACATGCACCACGTGCTGTGGGAGCCGAAGCTCGGGCGGCGCCGCTTCTACGAGCTGATGGTCCAGAGCTGGAAGCGCAACGTGCTCGCCTCGGGCCACGCCTCGCGCCGCTGGTTGCGCTGGTTCCGGGGCATCGGCCCGCGCGAGGCCTGGGCGCTCGCGGGTGTGCTCTGGCGCACCCAACGCATGATGAATGTGGATGCGTACCTGGACGAGACCTTCCCGCTCGAGCTACCCGCGGTGCTGTCGGAGTGA
- a CDS encoding Crp/Fnr family transcriptional regulator, translated as MSTSLPLRCQTCGLVLRAGASECPFRDTRKSAGSILLQEGVRPESVVYLRRGQVVLSSSAASGSEVSCAVRGPDTMLGLELLLDRPMPYQVWALSDVVYCSLDRVAAEAWIGERKSPAGAALTYSLEESARRIGERQALQGSALRRAARFLLQQCEAAGSDEPITTPHRVLAGMLGMRPETLSRALAQLRASGMLVQGRAIQVADVARLRALAD; from the coding sequence ATGAGCACCTCTCTTCCGCTCCGTTGTCAGACCTGTGGGCTCGTGCTGCGAGCGGGCGCGTCCGAGTGTCCGTTCAGGGACACCCGCAAGTCCGCCGGCAGCATTTTGCTGCAAGAAGGCGTGAGACCGGAGTCGGTGGTGTACCTGCGCCGCGGCCAAGTGGTGCTGAGCTCCAGCGCCGCATCCGGCTCGGAGGTCTCTTGTGCCGTGCGGGGGCCCGACACGATGCTGGGGCTCGAGCTGCTCCTGGATCGCCCGATGCCCTACCAGGTGTGGGCGCTCAGCGACGTCGTCTACTGCTCGCTCGATCGAGTCGCTGCGGAAGCATGGATCGGTGAACGCAAATCACCGGCCGGCGCAGCGCTCACCTATTCACTCGAGGAGTCGGCGCGCCGCATCGGGGAGCGCCAGGCTTTGCAAGGGTCCGCACTCCGCCGCGCCGCACGTTTCCTGTTGCAGCAGTGCGAAGCCGCGGGCAGCGACGAACCCATCACCACACCTCACCGCGTGCTCGCCGGCATGTTGGGCATGCGACCGGAGACCCTGTCGCGTGCGCTGGCGCAGCTGCGCGCCTCGGGCATGCTCGTGCAGGGGCGGGCCATCCAGGTGGCCGACGTCGCCCGCCTACGAGCTCTCGCCGATTGA
- a CDS encoding cytochrome c3 family protein, producing the protein MKPFTFPRWANKTRQVAGVVLGVAPVYLIFAVWFGFSPKTTDIGYQPKQPVPYSHALHAGQLGIDCRYCHNTVDQAAHAATPPTETCMNCHARIWATSPKLEAIRESFKTNKPVEWTKVHDLPDYVYFNHSAHVTRGVGCVSCHGRVDQMEVVHQVQTLAMGWCLECHRAPEKNLRPPEQATNMTWTQPSPAFGAEFRKANNINPPEDCSTCHR; encoded by the coding sequence ATGAAGCCATTCACGTTCCCGCGATGGGCAAACAAAACCCGGCAAGTGGCCGGCGTCGTACTCGGTGTTGCCCCGGTCTATCTGATCTTCGCGGTGTGGTTCGGGTTTTCCCCGAAGACCACCGATATCGGATACCAGCCAAAACAGCCCGTTCCGTACAGCCACGCATTACATGCCGGCCAGCTCGGCATCGACTGCCGGTACTGCCACAACACGGTGGACCAGGCCGCGCACGCCGCGACGCCCCCGACCGAGACCTGCATGAACTGTCATGCACGGATCTGGGCCACCAGCCCCAAGCTCGAGGCCATCCGCGAGAGCTTCAAGACGAACAAGCCGGTCGAGTGGACCAAGGTCCACGATCTGCCCGACTACGTCTACTTCAACCACAGCGCGCACGTGACTCGGGGCGTGGGCTGCGTGAGCTGCCACGGCCGCGTCGACCAGATGGAAGTAGTGCACCAGGTGCAGACACTGGCCATGGGCTGGTGCCTCGAGTGTCACCGGGCGCCCGAAAAGAACCTCCGGCCACCGGAACAGGCGACGAACATGACGTGGACGCAACCCAGCCCAGCGTTCGGCGCGGAGTTCCGCAAGGCGAACAACATCAACCCCCCCGAGGACTGCTCCACATGTCACAGGTGA